GTTGCATTTCTTTTAAAATTTTGTCTTAACTGTTTGACGGCAGTTCTATTTATCGTTATGATATGCAGATGGTCACTAAAATGTACGAAACATGGTACAATAGGACAGATGTAAGGAGGTACGAAAAATGTCAAAATATACTGATTATCAATTCAAGCCATTTTTGCAGGACGCCATTGCAAAACTTGGATTTACAGAACCGACACCTATCCAAAAAGAGATAATTCCACTCGTATTAAAAGGTAAGAGTGCAATCGGACAAGCGCATACAGGTACAGGGAAAACACATAGTTTTTTATTACCTATCGTACAGCGTATTGTAGAAAACAAACAAGAAGTACAAGCGGTAATCACTTCACCAACTCGTGAATTAGCGCAACAAATTTTTGATGCGTTAAACCAATTAGTAGAAGGTACAGAAATTTCGACTAAGCTATTTATTGGTGGTACGGACAAACAACGTACAATCGATCGTTTAAAGACACAACCTCAAATTGTTGTCGGTACACCAGGTCGTATTAAAGACTTAGTAAAAGAAAACGCACTTTTAGTACACACTGCGCCGATTTTAGTAATCGATGAGGCAGATTTAGCATTCGACATGGGGTTCATTGAAGAAATTGATGGCTTTGCTTCTCACATGCCTGAAAAATTAGAAATGTTCGTGTTCTCAGCAACGATTCCAGAAAAATTAAAGCCGTTCTTAAAGAAATACATGGATTCACCAGTTCATGTTCATATGAATGACAAACGCCCGGTTGCGGAAGGTATTGATTTTGTATTAGTACCTGTACGTTCTAAATCACGTAATTCTCGTTTAATGGACGTTATTAAAGGTATTAACCCGTTCTTAGCGGTTATTTTCTGTAACACACGTAAAACAGCGGAACATGTTGCTGGCTATTTAGCAGAGCAAGGCATTCGCGCAGGTCAAATTCATGGGGATCTTTCTCCACGGGATCGTAAAAAAATGATGAAGCAAATTCGCGATTTAGAATTCCAATACATCGTAGCGACAGACTTAGCTGCACGTGGTATTGATATTCAAGGAATTTCACACGTGATTAACTATGAAATTCCTGAAGATTTAGAGTTCTTCATTCACCGTGTAGGTCGTACTGCACGTGCTGGTTCAAAAGGTACTGCCATCACATTATTCAATCCAGAAGATGAAGATGCATTAGTACGTGTTGAAAAAATGGGTATTCCATTCGTTCAAAAAGACATTAAAAATGGTGAATGGACCGAATTAAAAGACCGTCACCAACGTGCTAGCCGTAAAGGTGAGCGTCAAGAAGACGAAATTGATGTAAAAGCCAAATCAATGGTACGTAAGCCAAAGAAAGTAAAACCAGGCTACAAACGTAATATGCGTTGGGAAATGGACAAAATCAAGAAACGCGAACGTCGTATTAAACGTCGTACAAATAAATAAAATTGCGAATACGGCTGCTTAGAAAACTCTATGCAGCCGGTTTGTTGTTTAGGGGGAAAAAGGATGTTATTAGGATCACACGTTTCGATGAGCGGTAAAAAAATGCTGCTTGGCTCAAGTGAAGAGGCACTAAGTTACGGTGCCAATACATTTATGATTTACACAGGCGCACCTCAAAATACGCGTCGTAAACCAATCGAAGAATTAAACATTATGAAGGGCCTACTGCATATGCAAGAAAACGGTATGTCAAATATCGTTGTACATGCACCTTATATTATTAATTTAGGAAACACAACAAAGCCTGAAACATTTGAGCTTGGTGTTAACTTCCTACAAGAAGAAATCAAACGTACGGCGGCACTTGAAGCTACGCAAATCGTTTTACATCCAGGTGCTCACGTGGGTGCGGGTGTTGATGCAGGGATAGCTAAAATTGTCGAAGGATTAAATGAAGTATTAGCGCAAGATTACCCAGTTCAAATTGCACTAGAAACTATGGCAGGGAAAGGTACTGAAATTGGCCGTAACTTTGAAGAACTAGCACGAATTATTGATGGAGTGAGTAATAATGAACGTCTTTCGATTTGTATGGATACGTGCCACATTCATGATGGAGGCTATGATATCGTCAACGATTTTGATGGTGTGTTAAATGAATTTGACAAAACAATCGGCTTAGATCGTTTAAAAGTATTACACATTAATGACTCGAAAAATGTACGTGGTGCGGCAAAAGACCGTCATGAAAACATTGGCTTTGGTGAAATTGGTTTTGACACATTAAAATATATCGTACATCACCCACAGTTAATGCACTTACCTAAAATTTTAGAAACGCCATTTGTAGGTAGTGATGCGAAAAACAAATTAGCGCCGTATAAACATGAAATCGCCATGTTACGTGATGGAGAATTTCGTCCAGAGCTAATCGATCAAATGCGCGGATAATTTGAATAAACACCTTTTGCACTATTTTAACGCAAAAGGTGTTTTTTTACTTTTCATTACTAAGTTTTTGATATAATTAATTGATAGTATATGGAAAATATTAGAGTGGGGGTAATTTATGAAGAAAGTAATTCAGCTGTTGGCACTTAGTATCTTGTGTTTAGCATTACCATTGCAAAGCTTTGCATCAATTAATAGTGCAGTGATTTCAAATTTAGGTTCAGGAGATGCTGCGGTGACAATTCGTGATATTGATACAGGGAAGATTGTTTATTCGCATAACGGAAATAAATTAATGCGCCCTGCTTCGAATATGAAGCTCGTATCTGGTGCGGCTGCATTAGGTATTTTGGGTGAGGATTATCGCTTTACAACTGACCTTTATATTGATGGTAAAATTCAAAATAACGTACTCAACGGCAATGTATACATAAAAGGCAGTGGCGATCCTACATTAACGAAGGCAGATTTTATTGAGTTTGTATATATATTAAAGCAAAAAGGCATCCGTAAAATAAACGGTAATTTAATAGGGGATGATAAGGCTTTTTCGGGTAGTACATTACCAGTTGGAGTTGAGAAGGTTGATGAATCGTATTATTTCGGTGCAAGAACTTCAGCAATTACGATGTCACAAAATGAGGATTTTGATGCAAGTACCGTCATTATTAATGCAACTCCAGGCAATATTGGCTCAAAGCCAAGCTATACAATTCAACCGAATTTAAGTGGTTTGGTCATTTCGAATCAAGCAAGAACAGTGAGGAATGGACAGAAAAACACCTTAAAGATTGAACGAGTTTACAATTCAAATAAAGTCATCATATCGGGTGATCTACCAAAAGGTAGTAGTAAGAAGGAATGGGTTACATTACTAGATCCATCTGTGAACACAATGCAAGCAATAAAATTAGTTATGCAAGGATCAGGGATTACATTTAGTTCAAATTCAAAAATTGTATTAGCACCAGTAAAAGATGATGCGAGATTATTGTACACAAACAAATCAAAGCCATTAGCAATGATATTCCCTGCTTTTATGAAGCTAAGCAATAATAGCATTGCCGATATTTTAGTGAAAACAATGGGAAGACAAGAATTGGATGAAGGAAGTACAACAGCAGGTACAAAAGTGTTGAAATCATATAGTCAATCCATTGGTTTGGCAGTAGATAACTGGCGCTTTGTAGATGGATCTGGTTTGGCTAATTCAAATCGAGTAACGTCAAACGGTTTATCGCAGTTATTATTTGCCGTGCAGCAAGAGTCATATTTTAACACGTACTTTAACTCGCTTCCAGTGGCGGGAAATAGTGAGCGTATGGTGGGCGGTACATTGCGAAAACGGTTAACGGCAACAAACTTACAAAACCGTGTTTTTGCAAAAACGGGCTATATTCCTAATGTCTACACATTATCAGGTTATATTAAGGGGAATAGTGGTAAGCAATATATTTTCTCTATTCTATTAGAAAATAAAGCGAATGGAATAACGTACATTGATCGTACAGTGACGGAGCTTGTAAAAAATTTATAAGGTAGGTAAATAAGTATGCAGAAGATTTTATTAACTGGTTTCGAACCATTCTTGTCGAATCCAATTAATCCAACAAAGGATATCGTAGAGGGACTAAATGGCAAAGTATTTGGGGATTATGAAGTGATTGGCAGCGTGTTATCGGTTGACTTTAAACAAGCACCACAACAGTTTTTAGCTTTGATAAAGGAAGTACAGCCGACCATCATTATTTCATTAGGCTTAGCAGCCGGCAACACACGCATAATGCCTGAGCGTGTCGCAATTAATGTCAAGGATGGCGAGAAGGATAATAGTGGTGTTGCATTTGTAGATGCACCAATTCATGAAGATGGAGACGCTGCTTATTTTTCAACATTGCCAATCCGTAATATCGTCAATCGTTTAAATGAAGCAGGCTACCCAGCAGCGATTTCAAATTCTGCTGGTACGTATTTATGTAATAACATCATGTATGAAGGATTACATTATGCAAAATCTCACTGCACTGTTCAAGCAACGGGCTTTATTCATATTCCTGCTTCGTTTGAATTAGCCATTCAAAATGGACGTATTGCAGGTTGGTCACAGGTGGATTTACAAGCTGCAATCGAGCTAGCAATAACAGAATGCATTGCAAATGATTAAAAATTGTCATAATTAGCAAGGTAGTAAGCCAGCTTTAACGTTGATTTGGCGCTTTATATCAAAATTCGATAAAATTCTTCTAAAAACGATATGTAATAACGAGAAATAAATTATTGTTGTATAACGTCTTCCTGTTGTAATTTTATTAGTAGATAACAGGAAGGCGGGGAGAAATACGATGAACAAAGATTATCGAAAAGCAATGCCAATTTTACCAATTCGTACGGTGATGCAAATTACGAATTTATCAGCTCGACAAATTCGCTACTATGAGGAGCATGAATTAGTGGAGCCAATGCGTACTGATGGCAATCGTCGTATATTTTCGCTCCAAAACGTCGATGAATTATTAGAAATTCAAGAGCTATTGGAAGAAGGCGTCAATATCGCGGGTATTAAAAAAGTATTTGCGTTGAAGCGTGCGAGCAATAGCCATACATATCGTGGTAAAACAATTAGCAATGAAGAGTTACGGGCAATGGTGCTAAGAGAATTGCAGGCGTTATCGTAATTGTATGCATTTCTTGTGGAAAAACGAAAAGTAATCGTTCACTTTGCACCGAGGATGGAGGTTAGATTGTTCTGTATCAGGTGCAATTCTGAGTTCCATTCCCGTTGAATTGAAAAACCTTGAAGCATAAAACCTCCTCACTTGTGCACATTACATAGTGGGAGGTGAACATCAATGGGAAATAAAAACGGCAATCATAACAATCGAAACAGCAAGAAGACAATGAATGCAAGAACGCATAATCCTTTTGGTACCTACAAAAACAAAGATTTAGATGCCAGCAATAGTAATAATAACAACCCTAATGATAATCTAAACGAAGAATTCTCAGCAGAATTTGATGCCAAACTCAAAAATGCAAATAATAAAACGAATCATGACAAACATCAACAATCCAATAAAAATAAATAGCCAAACCTATCTTTTGTAAAAAATCAGGATCTCATAACACTATGCGTTATTGATTAAATTATGGAGGTGGACAAGCAATGGCGAAGAAAGGTAAAACAAGCTTTAAAAAGAAAAAGAAAGATGATAAGCCTAAAACTAACAACAAACGTGAAGAATATGCACCAGAATTCAACGCAGTAATTCATAATAATGTTCAAAAACCTAAGCAGTAAATAAAAATGGTTAGAAAATAGATGCTTCAAGAAGTGAAAGGTAAAACTTCAGGAGCATCTATTTTTGTTGTTATTTCATTTGCTTAGCGCACTTTACATACCTATATTCAAGCAATAGCATCGTATTAACATCCAGAAAATAGCGTACTTGTTATCGATTGATTTCCCCTAAGTTGCACAAACTATAAATGAGGTGAGAAGATCAATGAAATTCAAAAAAATTGGAGTACGTATTGTTTTAATAACGGCTTTATTTATGCCGTTAAACACGCTACCGATAGTTCATGCCCAGCAAGAAGCACCTGCTTATGCGAAGTGGGGCATACTCGCCATGGAAGAAACTCAAAAAAGATATCCTGGTGCAAAAATAATCGATTATTTGCATCAAGGAAGGGAAATAAAAGGAATCGTAACGATTGAAAAGTTTAAATTATGGTTAAAAAAGGGCGACAAAGAATTTGGTGTATTTGTAAGCATCGTGTTTGTAACGGATACAGAAAAGATAGTTGTGATAGAATTTCAAGAAACTGACAGATAATAAACGGTGTTATATTGAAGTATGTGCATTTAAATGATTTTTTTTCATTGATTTCCTTATAAATTGAACTTTTATAATGTTGGGGTTTATGAATTAAATCCCAACTAGCCTCATTAATTTTTTATAGCGCTGTTCACCAAGTAACTTATGCAATTTTTGTAATACTTCATTGGGAATACCGGTAATTGCCCAGCTAATATTGGCGTGCTTCATGATTTTACGTAGCTTTTTAATTTCCTCCAATGTTAATTCAATATCATTTTTTTTGGCGAATTGCTGAAGCTGTTCATCATTCATTTGTTGCAATCTATTTAACAATTCCAAATTCCTCATTATAGCTCTCCTTTAAAGTTTTTTTCCTTTACATTGTAAAAAAAGTCTACTATACTAATTTGATGTAAATCGTAATGATTTTGAATTAGAAAGAAGCGAAAAAAATGAACAAACCATTGATTGAATTGAAGGATGTTTCCTTTCAATATGAATACACACAAGTATTAAAAAACATTTCTTTACGCGTGAATGAGGGCGATTTTTTGGCGTTAATCGGTCAAAATGGCTCTGGTAAATCGACGCTATTAAAATTGATTTTAGGGTTATTAAAGCCGATGTCTGGGGAAATTAAATTATTTGATGAGCCAGCAAACCAGTTTAAACACCGCGAATGGATTGGCTATGTGTCACAGAAATCTAATGCCTTTAACTCTGGTTTTCCGGCAACTGTTGAAGAAGTAGTAAAAAGTGGCTTATCACAAAAGGTTGGACTGTTTAAGCGTTATCCAAAAGATGCAGACCTTTTAGTGAAGGCGGCCTTGAAAGATGTTGGCATGGAGCAATTTATGAAGCGGAATATTGGACAGCTTTCAGGAGGACAGCAGCAGCGTGTATTTATTGCGCGCGCATTAGTAGCTGATCCAAAGCTACTTATTTTAGACGAGCCAACTGTTGGGATTGACCGTGAAAACGTGCAAGCATTTTATGATATGCTCGCTCATTTAAATAGGCATCATAAAATGACTATGATTTTAGTAACACATGATGTCGATACCGTATCAGACCGTGTAAGCCACGTGGCATGCTTAAATCAAACAATTCATTTCCACGGTTATAAAAATGATTTTGATACGATTTCGGAAGAACAGATTGAAAGCTGGAACGGTCACACTGTTCGAAAGATTCATTAAGAGGAGTAGGCCATTATGATCGAAGCAATATTAAACTATGAATTTTTACAAAACGCCTTTTTCTCAGGGCTCATTATTGGTGTCATTGCCCCGTTACTGGGAGTATTTATTGTTGTTCGTCGTCTGTCGCTAATCGCGGATGCGCTGTCACATGTAACGCTTGCAGGCATTGCTGGAAGTCTTTACATAAGTCAGTCTTTTGCCGGTTTGGCGCTGCTTAATCCGATTTACTTAGGAATTGTTGCGTCGGTAAGTGGTTCAATCTTAATCGAGCGCTTGCGACGTTTGTATAAGCACTATGAAGAGCTTGCAATTCCAATTATTATGTCGGGTGGTATCGGGGTTAGTGCGATTTTAATTTCACTAGCAAGTGGCTT
This portion of the Solibacillus daqui genome encodes:
- a CDS encoding DEAD/DEAH box helicase translates to MSKYTDYQFKPFLQDAIAKLGFTEPTPIQKEIIPLVLKGKSAIGQAHTGTGKTHSFLLPIVQRIVENKQEVQAVITSPTRELAQQIFDALNQLVEGTEISTKLFIGGTDKQRTIDRLKTQPQIVVGTPGRIKDLVKENALLVHTAPILVIDEADLAFDMGFIEEIDGFASHMPEKLEMFVFSATIPEKLKPFLKKYMDSPVHVHMNDKRPVAEGIDFVLVPVRSKSRNSRLMDVIKGINPFLAVIFCNTRKTAEHVAGYLAEQGIRAGQIHGDLSPRDRKKMMKQIRDLEFQYIVATDLAARGIDIQGISHVINYEIPEDLEFFIHRVGRTARAGSKGTAITLFNPEDEDALVRVEKMGIPFVQKDIKNGEWTELKDRHQRASRKGERQEDEIDVKAKSMVRKPKKVKPGYKRNMRWEMDKIKKRERRIKRRTNK
- a CDS encoding pyroglutamyl-peptidase I, coding for MQKILLTGFEPFLSNPINPTKDIVEGLNGKVFGDYEVIGSVLSVDFKQAPQQFLALIKEVQPTIIISLGLAAGNTRIMPERVAINVKDGEKDNSGVAFVDAPIHEDGDAAYFSTLPIRNIVNRLNEAGYPAAISNSAGTYLCNNIMYEGLHYAKSHCTVQATGFIHIPASFELAIQNGRIAGWSQVDLQAAIELAITECIAND
- a CDS encoding MerR family transcriptional regulator gives rise to the protein MNKDYRKAMPILPIRTVMQITNLSARQIRYYEEHELVEPMRTDGNRRIFSLQNVDELLEIQELLEEGVNIAGIKKVFALKRASNSHTYRGKTISNEELRAMVLRELQALS
- a CDS encoding deoxyribonuclease IV; this encodes MLLGSHVSMSGKKMLLGSSEEALSYGANTFMIYTGAPQNTRRKPIEELNIMKGLLHMQENGMSNIVVHAPYIINLGNTTKPETFELGVNFLQEEIKRTAALEATQIVLHPGAHVGAGVDAGIAKIVEGLNEVLAQDYPVQIALETMAGKGTEIGRNFEELARIIDGVSNNERLSICMDTCHIHDGGYDIVNDFDGVLNEFDKTIGLDRLKVLHINDSKNVRGAAKDRHENIGFGEIGFDTLKYIVHHPQLMHLPKILETPFVGSDAKNKLAPYKHEIAMLRDGEFRPELIDQMRG
- a CDS encoding isopropylmalate synthase, with amino-acid sequence MRNLELLNRLQQMNDEQLQQFAKKNDIELTLEEIKKLRKIMKHANISWAITGIPNEVLQKLHKLLGEQRYKKLMRLVGI
- a CDS encoding metal ABC transporter ATP-binding protein; the encoded protein is MNKPLIELKDVSFQYEYTQVLKNISLRVNEGDFLALIGQNGSGKSTLLKLILGLLKPMSGEIKLFDEPANQFKHREWIGYVSQKSNAFNSGFPATVEEVVKSGLSQKVGLFKRYPKDADLLVKAALKDVGMEQFMKRNIGQLSGGQQQRVFIARALVADPKLLILDEPTVGIDRENVQAFYDMLAHLNRHHKMTMILVTHDVDTVSDRVSHVACLNQTIHFHGYKNDFDTISEEQIESWNGHTVRKIH
- a CDS encoding DUF3889 domain-containing protein, with translation MKFKKIGVRIVLITALFMPLNTLPIVHAQQEAPAYAKWGILAMEETQKRYPGAKIIDYLHQGREIKGIVTIEKFKLWLKKGDKEFGVFVSIVFVTDTEKIVVIEFQETDR
- the dacB gene encoding D-alanyl-D-alanine carboxypeptidase/D-alanyl-D-alanine-endopeptidase, with the translated sequence MKKVIQLLALSILCLALPLQSFASINSAVISNLGSGDAAVTIRDIDTGKIVYSHNGNKLMRPASNMKLVSGAAALGILGEDYRFTTDLYIDGKIQNNVLNGNVYIKGSGDPTLTKADFIEFVYILKQKGIRKINGNLIGDDKAFSGSTLPVGVEKVDESYYFGARTSAITMSQNEDFDASTVIINATPGNIGSKPSYTIQPNLSGLVISNQARTVRNGQKNTLKIERVYNSNKVIISGDLPKGSSKKEWVTLLDPSVNTMQAIKLVMQGSGITFSSNSKIVLAPVKDDARLLYTNKSKPLAMIFPAFMKLSNNSIADILVKTMGRQELDEGSTTAGTKVLKSYSQSIGLAVDNWRFVDGSGLANSNRVTSNGLSQLLFAVQQESYFNTYFNSLPVAGNSERMVGGTLRKRLTATNLQNRVFAKTGYIPNVYTLSGYIKGNSGKQYIFSILLENKANGITYIDRTVTELVKNL